Proteins encoded together in one Coffea arabica cultivar ET-39 chromosome 2c, Coffea Arabica ET-39 HiFi, whole genome shotgun sequence window:
- the LOC113727306 gene encoding putative disease resistance protein RGA3 isoform X1 yields the protein MADAFLGATIQFLEGKVITLASQQISLSLAFKRDLPKLKKTLTKIQAVFRDAEQKKVTLEYAKLWLKELEDVAFDADNLLDDLNYEMILRKVEIQKQVKRKVYFSLSLFNPITSRFNIAYRIRTVTMELKRINEEAKGFGLRSQNGGFMKNRETNSVTIDSSFVGRDDDLSMIVTGLTAASKNEIVLVLPIVGMGGIGKITLARKAFNDLKIENHILTREYGYVN from the coding sequence ATGGCGGATGCATTTCTTGGTGCCACTATACAGTTTCTAGAGGGGAAAGTAATAACCTTGGCTTCCCAGCAGATTAGCCTTTCTTTAGCCTTTAAGAGAGATTTGCCGAAGCTGAAGAAAACACTTACCAAGATCCAAGCTGTTTTTCGTGATGCAGAGCAAAAGAAAGTCACCCTCGAGTACGCGAAGCTTTGGCTGAAGGAACTTGAAGACGTGGCTTTTGATGCTGATAACTTGTTGGATGATCTCAATTATGAAATGATTCTACGCAAAGTTGAGATTCAGAAACAGGTGAAGAGGAAGGTATACTTCTCTTTGTCACTCTTCAATCCCATCACATCTCGTTTCAATATCGCATATAGAATTCGAACGGTCACTATGGAattgaaaagaattaatgaagaAGCAAAGGGCTTTGGCCTCCGGTCACAAAATGGAGGATTTATGAAGAACAGAGAGACTAACTCTGTTACTATTGATTCAAGCTTTGTTGGAAGAGATGATGACCTCTCGATGATAGTGACAGGGTTGACTGCTGCGAGTAAAAATGAAATAGTCCTGGTTCTTCCTATAGTTGGCATGGGCGGGATTGGTAAGATCACCTTGGCTCGAAAAGCTTTTAACGATCTAAAGATTGAAAATCATATTTTGACAAGAGAATATGGATACGTGAATTAA
- the LOC113727306 gene encoding putative disease resistance protein RGA3 isoform X2: MADAFLGATIQFLEGKVITLASQQISLSLAFKRDLPKLKKTLTKIQAVFRDAEQKKVTLEYAKLWLKELEDVAFDADNLLDDLNYEMILRKVEIQKQVKRKVYFSLSLFNPITSRFNIAYRIRTVTMELKRINEEAKGFGLRSQNGGFMKNRETNSVTIDSSFVGRDDDLSMIVTGLTAASKNEIVLVLPIVGMGGIESLQV, translated from the exons ATGGCGGATGCATTTCTTGGTGCCACTATACAGTTTCTAGAGGGGAAAGTAATAACCTTGGCTTCCCAGCAGATTAGCCTTTCTTTAGCCTTTAAGAGAGATTTGCCGAAGCTGAAGAAAACACTTACCAAGATCCAAGCTGTTTTTCGTGATGCAGAGCAAAAGAAAGTCACCCTCGAGTACGCGAAGCTTTGGCTGAAGGAACTTGAAGACGTGGCTTTTGATGCTGATAACTTGTTGGATGATCTCAATTATGAAATGATTCTACGCAAAGTTGAGATTCAGAAACAGGTGAAGAGGAAGGTATACTTCTCTTTGTCACTCTTCAATCCCATCACATCTCGTTTCAATATCGCATATAGAATTCGAACGGTCACTATGGAattgaaaagaattaatgaagaAGCAAAGGGCTTTGGCCTCCGGTCACAAAATGGAGGATTTATGAAGAACAGAGAGACTAACTCTGTTACTATTGATTCAAGCTTTGTTGGAAGAGATGATGACCTCTCGATGATAGTGACAGGGTTGACTGCTGCGAGTAAAAATGAAATAGTCCTGGTTCTTCCTATAGTTGGCATGGGCGGGATTG AATCATTGCAAGTCTGA
- the LOC113724351 gene encoding putative disease resistance protein RGA1, whose amino-acid sequence MTRISSSPCSLKKLPDDECWLILKENACGVGEVPDGLQDIGYEIAQKCQGVPLAASVVGWILRNKGSDERLSILETGLQNLGGDEKLSLHHLPSPSLKKCFAYCSIFPKDIEINSSQLLPTLGSRKISSFKSKKQYGDGGNAVRDEYRNVLNCKMHDLVHDLALSIFNYKALRLKGTRTYYDETLSIRYLATENGDEEIPFPLHESFSRISAFTSLSIWNVKELTKLPNGLFQNNPNLAFFKLYNCHELEQLLDFSSGVQIQNCQIVPELNQSYSNVDNINSQDLHASSFEILDLEVFAVKSLPDWFGKLSSLVQLGLDYCETLESLPSNQSMRSLAKLRWLRIEGCHPLQERCNPESSRSSNAPNSEWSKISHVPEITIDG is encoded by the exons ATGACAAGAATTTCTTCTTCTCCATGTTCTTTGAAAAAATTGCCAGATGATGAATGCTGGCTCATTCTCAAAGAAAATGCATGTGGTGTTGGGGAAGTGCCGGATGGACTGCAAGACATAGGATACGAGATTGCACAAAAATGCCAAGGTGTACCATTAGCTGCAAGTGTAGTCGGCTGGATATTGCGCAACAAGGGAAGTGATGAAAGGCTTTCAATTTTGGAGACTGGCCTTCAAAATTTAGGTGGAGATGAAAAGTTGAGCCTTCATCATCTTCCATCTCCATCGCTGAAAAAGTGCTTTGCATACTGTTCAATTTTTCCCAAAGACATTGAAATAAATAGTAGTCAGCTACTTCCAACTTTGGGCAGCAGAAAGATTTCTTCATTCAAATCCAAGAAACAATATGGAGATGGAGGAA ATGCTGTGAGGGATGAGTACAGGAATGTTTTGAATTGCAAAATGCATGATCTTGTGCATGATTTGGCATTATCCATCTTCAATTATAAAGCCTTAAGGTTGAAAGGAACTAGAACATATTACGACGAGACCCTTTCTATTCGGTATCTTGCGACGGAGAATGGTGACGAAGAAATACCATTTCCTTTGCATGAGAGTTTCAG TCGAATCAGCGCTTTTACCAGTCTGTCAATTTGGAATGTCAAAGAGCTCACCAAGCTACCAAATGGGTTATTCCAAAATAATCCGAATCTTGCATTTTTCAAGTTGTACAATTGCCATGAGTTGGAGCAGTTGTTGGATTTCAGCTCTGGtgttcaaatccaaaattgccAAATAGTACCTGAGTTGAACCAATCATACAGTAATGTTGACAATATTAATTCTCAAGATCTG CACGCCTCCTCCTTTGAAATTCTTGATTTAGAAGTTTTTGCAGTAAAATCATTGCCCGATTGGTTTGGGAAGCTTTCGTCACTTGTACAACTCGGGCTCGACTATTGTGAAACGCTAGAGAGTTTGCCTTCCAACCAATCAATGAGAAGCCTCGCCAAACTAAGATGGCTGCGGATTGAAGGTTGTCACCCTCTACAGGAAAGATGCAATCCAGAGAGCAGCCGCAGCAGCAACGCCCCCAATTCTGAGTGGTCCAAGATATCCCATGTTCCTGAAATCACCATTGATGGTTAG
- the LOC113727306 gene encoding putative disease resistance protein RGA3 isoform X3 codes for MADAFLGATIQFLEGKVITLASQQISLSLAFKRDLPKLKKTLTKIQAVFRDAEQKKVTLEYAKLWLKELEDVAFDADNLLDDLNYEMILRKVEIQKQVKRKNHCKSENLKLRVKKPESSC; via the exons ATGGCGGATGCATTTCTTGGTGCCACTATACAGTTTCTAGAGGGGAAAGTAATAACCTTGGCTTCCCAGCAGATTAGCCTTTCTTTAGCCTTTAAGAGAGATTTGCCGAAGCTGAAGAAAACACTTACCAAGATCCAAGCTGTTTTTCGTGATGCAGAGCAAAAGAAAGTCACCCTCGAGTACGCGAAGCTTTGGCTGAAGGAACTTGAAGACGTGGCTTTTGATGCTGATAACTTGTTGGATGATCTCAATTATGAAATGATTCTACGCAAAGTTGAGATTCAGAAACAGGTGAAGAGGAAG AATCATTGCAAGTCTGAAAACCTGAAGCTGAGGGTCAAGAAGCCAGAGTCAAGCTGCTAA